In Cervus elaphus chromosome 29, mCerEla1.1, whole genome shotgun sequence, a single window of DNA contains:
- the LOC122685933 gene encoding interferon alpha-1-like, with translation MAPAWSLLLALLLLSCNAICSLGCHLPHTHSLANRRVLTLLRQLRRVSPSSCLQDRNDFAFPQEALGGSQLQRAQAISVLHEVTQHTFQLFSTQGSAAAWDQSLLDKLRTALDQQLTNLQACLRQEQGLQGAPLLKEDSILALRKYFHRVTLYLQEKAHSPCAWEVVRAEVMRAFSSSTNLQERIRRKD, from the coding sequence ATGGCCCCAGCCTGGTCCTTACTCCTGGCCCTGCTGTTGCTCAGCTGCAACGCCATCTGCTCTCTGGGCTGCCACCTGCCTCACACCCACAGCCTGGCCAACAGGAGGGTCCTGACGCTCCTGCGACAACTGAGGAgggtctccccttcctcctgcctgcagGACAGAAATGACTTCGCATTCCCCCAGGAGGCGCTGGGTGGCAGCCAGTTGCAGAGGGCTCAAGCCATCTCTGTGCTCCACGAGGTGACCCAGCACACCTTCcagctcttcagcactcagggCTCGGCCGCTGCGTGGGACCAGAGCCTCCTAGACAAGCTCCGCACTGCACTGGATCAGCAGCTCACTAACCTGCAAGCCTGTCTGAGGCAGGAGCAGGGGCTGCAAGGGGCTCCCCTGCTCAAGGAGGACTCCATCCTGGCTCTGAGGAAATACTTCCACAGAGTCACTCTCTATCTGCAAGAGAAGGCACACAGCCCTTGTGCCTGGGAGGTTGTCAGAGCAGAAGTCATGAGAGCCTTCTCTTCCTCAACAAACTTGCAGGAGAGAATCCGGAGGAAGGACTGA